The Brachyhypopomus gauderio isolate BG-103 chromosome 7, BGAUD_0.2, whole genome shotgun sequence genome has a window encoding:
- the zbtb47b gene encoding zinc finger and BTB domain-containing protein 47, whose amino-acid sequence MLIVEKTSASPLAEFSLAEDVSLHFSRLMDRLNEQRLSQPDLCDVDLVLVRQRSTFRAHKGVLAAHSPFFQALFARGRDLRRVDLALEALTSQGLQQILDFIYTSRLLVTGRTARDVLRAASVLQMSELAASCRELIGSQSLGEGGDHGERRGPQYCDLEEEEEEEEEEEEELARAQMFAREGGAPFSVRVVDGGEAGSPFSGALTHHPNMQAKLFYKKVESGGGRGLCKAEGGISSEEAGTQENSTSFNREQIIVEVNLNNQTLNVSKGSEGKAAPEISPLLARCHGEQPDVEENNNDYDDGAGQAEKNYEHREKQMENSSEDERDEEEEEDEEEESDFSTAEVGRAVAERPRRGTRASALTQASPSLRRGAAVAAATPGPERGRGKAEHEGLGQKVKLEEKQHYPCKKCPRVFNNRWYLEKHANVTHNRMQICNKCGKRFLLESELLLHHQTNCEKNIQCVMCGKVFKKLWSLHEHNKIVHGYAEKKFSCEICEKKFYTMAHVRKHMVAHTKDMPFTCETCGKSFKRSMSLKVHSLQHSGEKPFRCENCSERFQYKYQLRSHMSIHIGHKQFMCQWCGKDFNMKQYFDEHMKTHTGEKPYICEICGKSFTSRPNMKRHRRTHTGEKPYPCDVCGQRFRFSNMLKAHKEKCFRVSHPAGGESAPRGLGAASPAVEDPLLGSPAGRSVTPPGEESEPHHSSSPPAPLLHHMGGLRPPLPSLFSTGRVNSSNH is encoded by the exons atG CTGATAGTGGAGAAGACCTCTGCGTCGCCACTGGCCGAGTTCTCCCTGGCGGAGGACGTGTCTCTGCACTTCTCGCGTTTGATGGACCGGCTGAACGAGCAGCGCCTCTCTCAGCCCGACCTGTGCGACGTGGACCTCGTGCTGGTGCGTCAGCGGAGCACCTTCCGGGCCCACAAGGGCGTGCTGGCCGCCCACAGCCCCTTCTTCCAGGCGCTGTTCGCCCGGGGCCGAGACCTTCGCCGCGTGGACCTGGCGCTGGAGGCTCTCACCAGCCAGGGCCTGCAGCAGATCCTCGACTTCATCTACACGTCCAGGCTGCTGGTGACGGGCCGTACGGCGCGCGACGTCCTCCGAGCCGCCTCCGTGCTCCAGATGAGCGAGCTGGCGGCGTCCTGCCGTGAGCTCATAGGCAGCCAATCGCTGGGCGAGGGCGGCGACCACGGGGAGCGACGCGGCCCGCAGTACTGCgacctggaggaggaggaggaggaggaggaggaggaagaggaggagctggcGCGGGCGCAGATGTTTGCGCGGGAGGGCGGGGCACCCTTCTCGGTGCGCGTGGTAGATGGCGGAGAGGCCGGGAGCCCTTTCTCTGGTGCCCTGACGCACCACCCCAACATGCAGGCCAAACTTTTCTACAAGAAAGTTGAGAGTGGAGGAGGGCGGGGTTTATGCAAAGCGGAGGGTGGGATCAGCTCTGAGGAGGCGGGGACTCAAGAGAATTCCACCTCCTTTAACAGGGAACAAATCATCGTGGAGGTCAACCTTAACAACCAAACCTTGAACGTCTCCAAGGGGTCAGAGGGCAAGGCCGCACCAGAGATTTCCCCTTTGCTTGCCCGTTGCCATGGCGAACAGCCTGACGTGGAAGAAAACAACAACGATTACGACGACGGTGCGGGTCAGGCGGAGAAAAACTACGAGCACAGGGAGAAACAGATGGAAAACAGTAGCGAAGATGAGCGggatgaggaagaagaggaggatgaggaggaggagagtgactTCAGCACTGCGGAGGTGGGCCGGGCCGTCGCGGAGAGACCTCGGCGTGGCACGAGAGCGAGCGCGCTCACCCAGGCCTCCCCGTCGCTCCGGCGGGGGGCGGCCGTCGCCGCGGCGACCCCGGGAccagagagggggcggggcaaagCCGAGCATGAAGGCCTGGGCCAGAAGGTGAAGCTGGAGGAGAAGCAGCACTATCCCTGCAAGAAGTGCCCACGTGTCTTCAACAACCGCTGGTACCTGGAGAAGCATGCCAACGTCACGCACAACCGCATGCAGATCTGTAATAAGTGTGGCAAGCGCTTCCTGCTGGAGAGTGAACTGCTCCTGCACCACCAGACCAACTGTGAGAAGAACAtacag TGCGTGATGTGTGGAAAGGTCTTTAAGAAGCTgtggtctttacatgaacacaACAAGATCGTCCACGGCTACGCAGAGAAGAAGTTCTCCTGTGAGATCTGCGAGAAGAAGTTTTACACTATGGCTCATGTGCGAAAGCACATGGTCG CGCACACCAAGGACATGCCGTTCACCTGCGAGACCTGCGGCAAGTCCTTCAAGCGCAGCATGTCTCTGAAGGTGCACTCCCTGCAGCACTCCGGGGAGAAGCCCTTCAGGTGCGAG AACTGCAGCGAGCGTTTCCAGTACAAGTACCAGCTACGCTCCCACATGAGTATCCACATCGGCCACAAGCAGTTCATGTGTCAGTGGTGCGGCAAGGACTTCAACATGAAGCAGTACTTCGACGAGCACATGAAGACGCACACGG GGGAGAAGCCGTACATCTGCGAGATCTGTGGGAAGAGCTTCACTAGCAGACCCAACATGAAGCGTCACCGGCGGACGCACACGGGCGAGAAGCCGTACCCCTGCGACGTGTGCGGCCAGCGCTTCCGATTCTCCAACATGCTCAAGGCACACAAGGAGAAGTGCTTTCGGGTCAGCCACCCTGCGGGCGGCGAGAGCGCCCCCCGGGGGCTTGGTGCAGCATCGCCCGCTGTTGAAGACCCCTTGCTGGGCTCACCGGCAGGCCGTTCCGTTACTCCGCCCGGCGAGGAGTCCGAGCCGCACCACAGCAGTTCTCCACCTGCGCCTCTGCTCCATCACATGGGGGGTCTTCGCCCTCCTCTgccttctctcttctccaccGGGAGGGTTAATTCAAGCAACCACTAG